A genomic stretch from Podospora pseudoanserina strain CBS 124.78 chromosome 3, whole genome shotgun sequence includes:
- a CDS encoding hypothetical protein (COG:S; EggNog:ENOG50) has translation MKFLATLLTLAASASAIDLYLHTDNNCGGSNALRCNGINPNTCCGTNANGSPYQSVAVRGIQQGWNIQCRGYDNGQCNRLQTISGNNGGNFICNRSNGFRYSGVGYNFIGRKRAIDSTLKPECQRPNALVLEDGSEFDLTGLSEEEFDALWVFFFPNFTDTTLIEIL, from the coding sequence ATGAAGttcctcgccaccctcctcaccctcgccgcctcggcctcggccatcGACCTCTACCTCCACACCGACAACAACTGCGGCGGCTCCAACGCCCTCCGCTGCAACggcatcaaccccaacacctgcTGCGGCACCAACGCCAACGGAAGCCCTTACCAGTCCGTCGCCGTCCGCGGCATCCAGCAGGGCTGGAACATCCAGTGCCGCGGCTACGACAACGGCCAGTGCAACCGCCTCCAGACCATCTCGGGCAACAACGGGGGCAACTTCATCTGCAACCGGTCCAACGGCTTCCGGTACTCCGGCGTCGGGTATAACTTCATCGGCCGGAAGCGGGCGATTGATTCTACCCTCAAGCCTGAGTGCCAGAGGCCCAACGCCTTGGTCTTGGAGGACGGCTCCGAGTTTGATCTCACTGGGTtgagtgaggaggagtttgatgcCCTgtgggtttttttctttcccaacTTTACAGACACAACACTAATTGAGATTTTGTAG
- a CDS encoding hypothetical protein (COG:K; EggNog:ENOG503P38X), which translates to MPPRPKPPPPTHFLCIPLVTPTSRPQLAASLSAFKEEVTLPPPQGFSLPETAIRPLGTLHLTLGIFSFPPPPSPLVNGDRSGASIPPSEGRLEKAKSILAGLNLREMWSSVKKEGEPDQPRVTLRGLASMHPLPKTAVLYAPPTDENFTGSLRRFCDSVRERFLQVGEEGEKLMVEDGRPLLLHATIVNTVYVKGRDKQRHRGRHGKERMVVEKAGDIIERYEDQIWMRDVRVERVTICKMGAKKVLDGEGGETGEEEYEVVGEVGF; encoded by the coding sequence ATGCCTCCCAGGCCcaaaccgccaccacccacgcACTTTCTGTGCATCCCCTTGGTCACACCCACCTCTCGCCCCCAACTAGCCGCCTCGCTCTCCGCCTTCAAGGAAGAAGTCacgctccctcctccgcaaggGTTTTCCCTACCAGAGACGGCTATTCGACCTCTGGGAACTCTACATTTGACACTTGGCATCTTCAgcttcccgccgccgccgtcgccgttgGTGAATGGTGATCGTTCTGGCGCGAGCATACCACCAAGCGAGGGTAGACTGGAGAAGGCAAAATCGATTTTGGCTGGGTTGAATTTGAGGGAGATGTGGAGTTCTGTTAAAAAGGAGGGTGAGCCAGACCAGCCGAGGGTTACGCTTAGGGGTCTGGCGAGCATGCACCCGCTGCCGAAAACCGCCGTCTTGTACGCCCCGCCTACGGATGAGAACTTCACTGGTTCACTTCGGAGGTTTTGCGATTCTGTCAGGGAAAGATTTTTAcaggttggggaagagggggagaagttgatggtggaggatggccggccgttgttgttgcacGCTACGATTGTAAATACTGTTTATGTCAAGGGGCGGGATAAGCAGAGACATAGGGGAAGACATGGGAaagagaggatggtggtggagaaggcggGGGATATTATCGAGCGCTATGAGGACCAGATCTGGATGAGGGATGTGAGAGTGGAAAGGGTGACTATTTGTAAGATGGGGGCGAAAAAGGTtttggatggagaggggggggagacgggggaggaggagtatgaggttgtgggggaggttgggtttTAG
- a CDS encoding hypothetical protein (EggNog:ENOG503P1QU) — protein sequence MPHSPKPSPSSNRRRNLNQPPSSTATTAATTALTRALSPTPIPRSSSLATPSSRNTTSNLHPTTPSRTSSLSLSRNPSPSPARPKEEPGHYNMQDSSEDELSALQQENLLLKDDINALDAQNTLLRDTLRQVKTDHMQELAQLQDQIRGLKEFVSKSGNGGAGINGSEQTTSDEVFEEGMGKLGNGLQNWVLVYWRRSKIDLSHASEATLTELDRLVPTYRDLVSTAKIHLLQSLVSRLLTESIFNTYFVGLSPSEADKLAEAEKSLGTYATSPEMMSQWRSLTLAILQKDASGKLQRETSTIVDALVAKVNRLLDEITSSKSNDARDQGLRSLIASAVDLSRLLAVQKAVFAVHMPQVLPHQQIMFDAGTMEDIGGEDEEGLFEREISCVTFPGIIKRGDETGGHLQFRNVISKARVLCCPE from the exons ATGCCCCACTCTCCAAAACCATCACCTTCTTCCAACCGTCGCCGCAACTtgaaccaacccccctcatcaacagccacaacagcagcgacCACGGCCCTCACCCGAGCCCTCTCACCAACGCCCATCcctcgctcctcctccctcgcaaccccctcctcacgAAATACCACGTCAAATCTCCATCCGACAACCCCATCTcgaacctcctccctctccctctcccgcaacccatccccatccccggccCGCCCAAAAGAAGAACCAGGCCACTACAACATGCAGGACAGTTCAGAAGACGAGCTATCAGCGCTCCAACAAGaaaacctccttctcaaagaCGACATCAACGCCCTCGACGCCCAAAACACCCTCCTAAGGGACACCCTCCGCCAGGTGAAAACAGACCACATGCAAGAACTCGCCCAGCTCCAAGACCAAATACGAGGGTTGAAGGAGTTCGTCAGTAAATCGGGCAACGGCGGGGCGGGAATCAACGGGTCCGAGCAAACAACAAGCGACGAGGTCTTTGAGGAGGGCATGGGCAAGCTAGGGAATGGCCTGCAGAACTGGGTTTTGGTTtattggaggaggagtaagATTG ACCTCTCCCACGCCAGCGAGGCTACCCTCACAGAACTTGACCGCCTAGTCCCAACATACAGAGACCTCGTCTCAACAGCCAAGATCCACCTCCTACAGTCCCTCGTCTCGCGACTGCTCACCGAGTCAATATTCAACACCTACTTCGTCGGTTTATCCCCCTCAGAAGCCGACAAGCTagccgaagccgaaaagTCATTGGGCACCTATG CAACCTCCCCTGAAATGATGTCCCAGTGGCGCTCCCTAACCCTGGCCATCCTCCAAAAGGACGCCAGCGGGAAGCTCCAAAGAGAAACCTCGACCATCGTAGACGCCCTCGTGGCCAAAGTCAACAGGCTGCTCGACGAGATAACATCCTCAAAGTCCAACGATGCCCGAGACCAGGGTCTCCGGTCCCTCATCGCCAGCGCTGTCGATCTGTCACGCCTGCTTGCTGTCCAAAAAGCCGTCTTTGCAGTCCACATGCCTCAAgtcctcccccaccagcaaatCATGTTTGACGCCGGGACCATGGAAGACATCGGCGgtgaagacgaagagggcCTGTTCGAACGAGAGATCTCCTGCGTGACATTCCCCGGAATCATCAAGAGAGGTGACGAGACTGGCGGGCATCTTCAGTTCCGGAACGTGATCTCAAAGGCAAGAGTCCTCTGTTGTCCCGAATAA
- the IME2 gene encoding Serine/threonine protein kinase (COG:T; EggNog:ENOG503NUYP; BUSCO:EOG09261EU7) produces the protein MTVAHDLTRRGSTQLVTNNGLPLEDRFEVLKEIGDGSFGSVVLARVRTAGASVARRGTVVAIKTMKKTFESFQPCLELREVVFLRTLPAHPHLVPALDIFLDPFTRKLHIAMEYMEGNLYQLMKARDHKCLDNASVKSILYQIMQGLEHIHAHSFFHRDIKPENILVSTSAHSDFTNSFRRYSALVTPPSTPPSYTVKIADFGLARETHSKLPYTTYVSTRWYRAPEVLLRAGEYSAPVDIWAVGAMAVEVATLKPLFPGGNEVDQVWRVCEIMGSPGNWYNKAGARVGGGEWREGTRLAGKLGFSFPKMAPHSMDTILQTPQWPSSLSQFVTWCLMWDPKSRPTSTQALAHEYFADAVDPLRPKSASKILGRKQSDISRGKDSNATTPTATSKPSSWFRKSLIGRSESVEVMAAPQPAPKEAPAPAPAPAPAPAPAPAPAPAPRPAPIARPAAPVEPSQPVMPAPRPTVAKRATWTNGPSNVAPMPILPTIRPISPLSQTVTAQPAPVYNDAYANAVQRHAPVQEKSSKKIGRQLSVQSNTNHYAELHRQQAERALNGQSGLVSPPSGHKESFFSHLRKRARRFSGRHQTPMSPSSDDMEAQAGCGPWASNRSSMVIDNPAPIPVPKDTYESLDKTLREGQQMAEVPPAPPAHQVNQLTPSGNLKRHHSLPHHQPRSVDNLLVASRGTGPVSSRTRRAQAAHGVNQYDDPNEEDELLDEVLTSTHRAMKRLDNEKPLRQSASNVVLTNPYPTPSPSASGNVMLFGDGKEAVTPKPLNYDKKAAEYKWPTPPYDEGDWAASASASIWAAGSRF, from the exons ATGACTGTCGCACACGACTTGACCCGCCGCGGGTCCACCCAGCtggtcaccaacaacggGCTACCCCTTGAAGACAGGTTCGAGGTGCTGAAGGAGATTGGAGATGGAAGCTTTGGAAGTGTCGTGCTCGCGCGAGTACGGACGGCGGGCGCCAGTGTTGCCCGTCGTGGTACAGTG GTCGCCATCAAGACCATGAAGAAGACTTTCGAGTCGTTTCAGCCATGCCTGGAATTGAGGGAGGTTGTGTTCCTGAGGACGCTCCCCGCTCACCCTCATTTGGTTCCGGCCCTTGACATCTTTTTGGATCCATTCACCAGGAAGCTCCATATCGCCATGGAGTACATGGAGGGCAACCTCTACCAACTAATGAAGGCCAGGGACCACAAGTGCTTGGACAACGCCAGCGTGAAGAGCATCCTGTACCAGATCATGCAAGGTTTGGAGCATATCCATGCTCACAGCTTCTTCCACCGCGATATCAAGCCAGAGAACATTCTCGTGTCTACTTCAGCTCATTCGGATTTCACCAACTCTTTCAGACGGTATTCTGCTCTTGTCACGCCACCATCGACGCCCCCATCTTATACCGTCAAGATTGCCGATTTTGGTCTCGCTCGTGAGACGCATTCGAAGCTTCCTTACACCACGTATGTCTCCACCAGGTGGTATCGTGCCCCAGAGGTACTGCTGAGGGCGGGCGAGTACTCGGCCCCGGTGGATATCTGGGCGGTCGGTGCTATGGCCGTGGAGGTGGCCACCCTCAAGCCTCTCTTCCCTGGTGGAAATGAGGTCGACCAGGTCTGGAGGGTATGTGAAATCATGGGAAGCCCAGGGAACTGGTACAACAAGGCTGGTGCGCGCGTCGGCGGTGGAGAGTGGAGGGAAGGAACCCGTCTTGCTGGAAAGCTCGGGTTCTCCTTCCCCAAGATGGCGCCTCACTCCATGGACACCATCTTGCAAACTCCCCAATGGCCTTCGTCGCTCAGCCAGTTTGTTACCTGGTGCCTCATGTGGGATCCCAAGAGCCGACCGACATCTACTCAGGCGCTTGCCCATGAGTACTTTGCCGATGCCGTTGATCCTTTGCGCCCAAAGTCTGCGTCCAAGATCCTGGGTCGTAAACAGTCTGACATCAGTCGAGGAAAGGACTCTAATGCGACCACGCCAACGGCTACATCAAAGCCGTCTTCGTGGTTCAGAAAGTCGCTCATTGGTCGCTCCGAGAGTGTCGAGGTTATGGCCGCTCCGCAGCCCGCCCCGAAAGAAGCAccagctcctgctcctgctcctgctcctgctcctgctcctgctcctgctcctgctcctgctcctcgccCGGCCCCGATCGCTCGACCTGCCGCTCCCGTCGAGCCATCACAGCCGGTTATGCCTGCCCCACGACCCACGGTCGCAAAAAGAGCAACCTGGACAAACGGCCCTTCGAACGTCGCACCAATGCCCATTCTTCCCACCATCCGTCCCATCTCACCTTTATCGCAGACTGTCACAGCCCAACCCGCACCAGTGTACAATGACGCCTATGCGAATGCGGTTCAGAGACACGCCCCAGTTCAAGAGAAGTCCTCCAAGAAGATTGGCAGGCAGCTCTCAGTCCAATCGAACACCAATCACTACGCTGAACTTCACAGGCAACAGGCAGAACGAGCTCTCAATGGACAGTCTGGCTTGGTGTCGCCACCGAGTGGACACAAGGAGAGCTTTTTCTCGCACCTCCGGAAAAGAGCGAGGAGGTTCTCGGGCAGACATCAGACGCCCATGTCGCCCAGCTCTGACGATATGGAGGCCCAGGCAGGTTGTGGACCATGGGCGAGCAACCGCTCATCAATGGTGATCGACAACCCGGCACCCATCCCCGTTCCAAAAGACACGTATGAGTCCCTCGATAAGACGCTCCGCGAGGGTCAGCAAATGGCCGAGGTACCTCCTGCGCCACCGGCCCATCAAGTGAATCAACTAACGCCAAGCGGTAATCTCAAGcgccaccactccctccctcaccaccaaccaagatCGGTCGATAATCTGCTTGTCGCCTCCCGAGGAACTGGTCCCGTATCTAGCAGGACACGAAGAGCCCAGGCTGCGCACGGTGTCAACCAATACGACGACCCAAACGAGGAAGACGAACTTCTAGATGAAGTGTTGACCTCGACCCACCGTGCCATGAAGCGCCTCGACAACGAGAAGCCTCTGAGGCAATCAGCTAGCAATGTCGTGTTGACGAACCCTTACCCGACCCCTTCGCCCTCCGCCAGCGGAAACGTAATGCTTTTTGGTGACGGCAAAGAAGCTGTCACGCCCAAGCCATTGAACTACgacaagaaggctgccgaaTACAAGTGGCCCACTCCCCCTTATGACGAGGGTGACTgggcggcttcggcttcggcaaGCATCTGGGCGGCGGGCAGTCGGTTTTAA
- the ELP1 gene encoding putative elongator complex protein 1 (EggNog:ENOG503NVRK; BUSCO:EOG09260JO5; COG:K) — protein MRNLRNIGHSVFRDPVPDSPFPTAASASAPFSASCWDVSRDEVIVARGPTAHDARIELSRVVKHTHERPPCHLKSRNIATWDALCPNEDGSPDVIRSIHYFSDTLTTCVIMAGGDIVTVTEDEETAAGEAHIEIVGTLSPSISAARWSPDEELLAIATGDAKVLFMSRSFDVISEVGLSEEDLRLSKHVSVGWGKKETQFIGKGAKAKGLRDPTIPEKVDEGALSSNDDGRCTISWRGDGAYVAVNFLQQGQRRVIRVYNRDGELDSVSEPVDGLEGALSWRPEGNLMAGIQRISDRIDVVFFERNGLRHGQFTLRAPQDSPDVAAELALEWNSDSTVLAVIMKDRVQLWTTGNYHWYLKQEFLCGDGGSKHHQSSKFAWHAEKPLLCVAATAGKVLVNEYIFTIARGPGVSPHDFGAVAVIDGQTLKFTPFRTANVPPPMAFDELEVESPIIDVTIGRDCNSMAVLHRGGVSFFELIIQGPRMLPPKLASTASFRKTHAQLYEEHVLQVGLSGSNEVHVLQMSEDMEIVRHTFDGTQTNEHGWQKTDATSITTITTPIVPPVVEEDGVIAQDWRGRLSRIIEGEHLPLPAEFANFLPWTSYITHSGEFLAFGQARNGYLYCNSTLLARNCTSFVVTKHHLIFTTTNHFVKFVHLATEEELEVPQDDPENDERCRSIERGGRLVVAMPSRMSIVLQMPRGNLETIYPRAMVLSGIRDLIEAKNYGAAFATCRTQRVDMNLLYDHRPEQFLEHVGLFLEQVKDTANIDLFLSTLKEEDVTRTMYKDTKAGSAPQSQEAETAAKESKINKICDAVLAKLKTQKNANLQNIITAHVCKNPPALDDGLRVVADLMQEHEALAERAVEHICFLVDVNRLYDHALGLYNLELTLLVAQQSQRDPREYLPFIQELHKMPELQRKYTIDDKLGNHEKALDHLKALGDFEEVKTYTVKHKLYQHALSIYRHDEQHHRVITDLFAAHLKSISQFKEAGLAYESLNSYHDATDCYLKAGAACWRECLYVAQQQDPPITAQRLEEVASDLADALREAKDYAAAATIHMEYLSSIESAIQSLCKGYLFADALRLVALHKRRDLLESHIDSGLADAFSSSIEFLADCKAQLKAQVPRILELRKKAKEDPLAFYEGENPFGSKNADGYDIPDDISIAASSRATTSASMFTRYTGKAGSVGTVGSNVSRATSKNRRREEKKRARGRKGTVYEEEYLVNSVRRLVERVEGTKGEVERLVFGLVRRDMQERARVIEEAMGVVLEGCRQAVGEVWPQEEKQQVEGEGEDGEGWRPVGGDGVLFESLEAMRAKQTAPVVTGFEKLALLGGKK, from the exons ATGCGGAACTTGCGCAACATCGGCCACAGCGTCTTCAGGGATCCCGTCCCGGATTCTCCCTTTCCTACCGCCGCCTCGGCTTCGGCCCCCTTCTCGGCATCGTGTTGGGATGTCTCCAGGGATGAGGTGATTGTTGCCCGTGGCCCAACCGCCCATGATGCCCGGATCGAACtctcgagggtggtgaagcaCACTCATGAGCGTCCCCCTTGTCACTT AAAATCAAGAAACATCGCAACATGGGATGCACTTTGCCCAAACGAAGATGGCAGTCCAGATGTTATCCGGAGTATACACTACTTCAGCGACACATTGACAACATGTGTCATCATGGCCGGCGGTGACATTGTCACTGTTACTGAAGACGAAGAAACCGCCGCTGGTGAAGCGCACATTGAGATCGTAGGCACATTGTCGCCCTCTATCTCGGCTGCTCGCTGGTCACCAGATGAAGAGCTACTTGCCATCGCAACAGGGGATGCCAAGGTGCTCTTCATGAGCCGGAGCTTTGATGTTATTTCAGAGGTTGGCCTCAGCGAAGAGGACTTGAGGCTGTCAAAGCATGTCTCTGTCGGATGGGGCAAGAAGGAGACTCAGTTTATCGGCAAGggcgccaaggccaaggggCTTCGAGACCCTACTATTCCGGAGAAGGTAGACGAGGGCGCCTTGAGCTCAAACGATGATGGTCGGTGCACGATCAGTTGgagaggtgatggtgcgTATGTTGCTGTCAACTTCCTTCAGCAAGGACAACGACGTGTGATCCGGGTGTACAACCGTGATGGTGAGTTGGACAGTGTCAGTGAACCCGTGGATGGGCTTGAGGGCGCTCTGAGTTGGCGGCCTGAGGGAAATCTCATGGCCGGGATTCAGCGTATCTCGGACCGTATTGACGTTGTGTTCTTTGAAAGAAATGGCCTGCGCCATGGGCAGTTCACACTTCGAGCGCCCCAGGACTCCCCTGATGTGGCTGCAGAGCTGGCGCTTGAGTGGAACTCGGACTCAACCGTTCTAGCTGTTATCATGAAGGATAGAGTACAGCTATGGACTACAGGCAACTACCACTGGTATCTGAAACAAGAGTTCCTCTGTGGTGACGGTGGTAGCAAGCACCACCAGAGTTCAAAGTTTGCCTGGCATGCAGAGAAACCACTGTTGTGTGTTGCGGCGACAGCAG GCAAAGTACTTGTCAACGAGTACATTTTCACCATCGCCCGTGGGCCGGGAGTTTCTCCTCACGACTTCGGAGCTGTTGCCGTAATTGACGGTCAGACACTCAAATTCACCCCTTTTCGGACGGCTAATGTGCCTCCTCCGATGGCCTTTGACGAACTCGAAGTCGAGTCTCCTATTATTGACGTTACAATCGGACGGGATTGCAACTCGATGGCCGTGCTGCACCGAGGTGGTGTTAGCTTCTTCGAGCTTATCATCCAGGGACCACGGATGCTACCCCCGAAGCTTGCCTCTACGGCTTCCTTTAGGAAGACACATGCCCAGTTATACGAGGAACATGTACTTCAGGTTGGCCTGTCTGGCTCAAATGAGGTTCACGTTCTTCAAATGTCGGAAGACATGGAGATTGTCAGGCACACATTTGATGGCACACAAACAAACGAACACGGGTGGCAAAAGACGGATGCAACTTCCATCACAACCATTACAACACCTATAGTGCCACCAGTTgtcgaggaagatggagtcATTGCTCAGGATTGGCGTGGCAGACTGAGCAGAATCATTGAAGGAGAACACCTCCCGCTTCCTGCCGAGTTTGCCAACTTCTTGCCCTGGACAAGTTACATTACACATTCAGGCGAGTTCCTGGCTTTTGGACAGGCTCGGAATGGCTATCTCTACTGCAACTCGACGCTACTGGCCAGGAACTGTACTTCTTTTGTTGTTACCAAGcatcatctcatcttcaCAACTACCAACCACTTCGTCAAGTTTGTTCACTTGGCTACGGAAGAAGAGCTTGAGGTTCCCCAGGACGACCCCGAGAATGACGAACGATGCCGGAGTATCGAGCGGGGAGGCAGGCTGGTCGTTGCCATGCCCAGCAGGATGAGCATTGTGCTTCAGATGCCTCGTGGCAATCTTGAGACAATTTATCCCCGGGCTATGGTTTTGTCCGGCATCCGCGACCTTATCGAGGCCAAGAACTATGGCGCTGCTTTTGCGACATGCCGCACTCAGCGTGTGGATATGAACCTGCTCTATGATCACCGACCGGAGCAGTTCCTGGAGCACGTCGGCTTGTTCTTGGAGCAGGTGAAGGATACGGCCAACATTGACTTGTTCTTGTCCACTCTCAA ggaggaggatgtcacCCGGACTATGTACAAGGACACCAAGGCTGGCTCAGCTCCGCAGTCGCAAGAAGCTGAAACGGCTGCTAAAGAAagcaagatcaacaagatcTGTGATGCTGTTTTGGCAAAGCTCAAGACCCAGAAGAACGCCAACctccaaaacatcatcacaGCGCATGTCTGCAAGAACCCACCAGCCCTCGATGATGGCTTGCGCGTGGTTGCCGATCTTATGCAAGAACATGAGGCACTAGCCGAACGTGCTGTTGAGCACATTTGCTTCCTGGTAGATGTCAACAGACTCTACGACCACGCCCTCGGTTTGTACAATCTCGAACTTACTTTGCTGGTTGCCCAGCAGTCTCAACGTGATCCCAGAGAGTATCTCCCATTTATTCAAGAACTTCACAAGATGCCAGAGCTCCAGCGAAAGTACACAATCGACGACAAGCTCGGGAACCACGAGAAAGCCCTGGACCATCTCAAGGCTCTTGGCGATTTCGAGGAGGTGAAGACGTACACCGTCAAGCACAAGCTCTACCAGCACGCCTTGAGCATCTACCGTCACGAcgagcagcaccaccgcgTAATTACCGACCTCTTCGCCGCCCACCTCAAGTCTATCTCCCAGTTTAAGGAAGCCGGCCTAGCCTACGAGTCACTCAACAGCTACCACGACGCCACAGACTGTTACCTCAAAGCGGGCGCCGCCTGCTGGCGCGAATGCCTCTACGTtgcccagcagcaagaccCGCCCATCACCGCTCAGCGACTAGAAGAAGTAGCAAGCGACCTTGCCGACGCCCTCCGCGAAGCAAAGGACTATGCCGCCGCGGCAACAATCCACATGGAGTACCTCTCTTCTATCGAATCCGCCATCCAATCCCTCTGCAAGGGCTACCTCTTTGCCGATGCGCTCCGGCTTGTCGCCCTGCACAAGCGACGTGACCTTCTTGAGAGCCATATTGACAGCGGCCTCGCGGatgccttctcctccagcattGAGTTCTTGGCTGATTGCAAAGCCCAACTCAAGGCGCAAGTTCCGCGCATCCTTGAGCTCCGCaagaaggcaaaggaggACCCGCTGGCGTTTTACGAGGGGGAGAACCCCTTTGGGAGCAAGAACGCGGATGGTTATGACATCCCGGATGATATCTCTATTGCTGCTAGCTcgagggcgacgacgagCGCGTCGATGTTTACGAGGTATACCGGCAAGGCTGGGAGCGTGGGGACTGTTGGCTCCAATGTCTCGAGAGCAACAAGCAAAaacaggaggagggaggagaagaagagggcgagggggaggaaggggacggTTTATGAGGAGGAGTATTTGGTTAATAGTGtcaggaggttggtggagagggtggaggggacgaagggggaggtggagaggttggtctttgggttggtgaggagggataTGCAGGAGCGGGCAAGGGTTATTGAGGAGGCGATGGGGGTTGTGCTGGAGGGGTGTAGGCAggctgttggggaggtttggcCGCAGGAGGAGAAACAGCaagttgagggtgaaggggaggatggagaggggtGGAGGCCGGTgggcggggatggggtgcTGTTTGAGAGTTTGGAGGCTATGAGGGCTAAGCAAACGGCACCGGTGGTGACGGGGTTCGAGAAGTTGGCACTTTTGGGGGGAAAGAAGTGA
- a CDS encoding hypothetical protein (COG:S; EggNog:ENOG503P370), with protein MDVAYNQHSSFRRKSRSSGNLTHLSLAPLTSKLPIHDAHDILDDNDLTTPTSAPPTVTSYSYLQGKSAPTTPRLLSRSPGPNNRSASVSGARKSRSSVSLAKSKSSSHLPHNQSRASHRLSSTSLHTSPTTPRHRSSHHPNQLRQTDRSDSDWLLRCGSIISLETRESKGQAWLSTRASSTSLAGHSPQDAEDEAFERELAREREELVYGSRHTPRHLSRHASRRSSVHLDGNDDNISSPAYSRFRSRSHSRVGSMTPGGSSHRMTTFVEDYFNSNGSGSTPVAENPDDEIAGPDFVNFDEELENYTVDDAEFVTGDGAEDEAYVRKLVKGTGNGGVGSWFGHVLGVKLFAVEEDDEEESEDDYDGETTDGEGSGHEMERRVSCLRRLEGQNMKTMVDESIPPPKENEGGWHDAAWLLTVASKVLL; from the coding sequence ATGGACGTCGCCTACAATCAACACTCTTCCTTCAGGCGCAAGTCCCGATCCTCGGGtaacctcacccacctctccctcgcgCCTCTAACCTCCAAACTCCCTATTCACGATGCCCACGatatcctcgacgacaacgatctcaccaccccaacctccgcTCCCCCAACAGTAACCTCCTACTCCTACCTCCAAGGCAAATCCGCCCCTACCACCCCCCGtctcctctcccgctccccgGGTCCCAACAACCGCTCCGCCTCCGTCTCCGGCGCCCGTAAGTCCCGATCCTCAGTCTCCCTCGCAAAATCgaaatcctcctcccacctcccccacaaccagTCCCGTGCCTCCCATCGCCTAagctcaacctccctccacacttcccccaccaccccacgcCAccgctcctcccaccacccaaaccagCTGAGACAAACCGACCGCTCCGACTCGGATTGGCTCCTCCGCTGTggctccatcatctccctcgaAACCCGGGAATCCAAAGGCCAAGCCTGGCTCTCCACCCGCGCCTCGTCTACATCCTTGGCTGGTCACTCTCCTCAAGACGCCGAAGACGAAGCCTTTGAGCGGGAACTCGCAAGGGAAAGAGAAGAGCTGGTTTATGGCTCTCGGCACACCCCCCGTCACCTATCCCGTCACGCCTCTAGGAGAAGCAGTGTCCATCTTGACGGCAACGATGATaacatctcctccccggCCTACAGCCGCTTTAGGAGCAGATCTCACTCCCGGGTTGGGTCTATGACGCCAGGCGGAAGTAGCCATAGGATGACAACCTTTGTGGAGGATTACTTCAACTCTAATGGGTCGGGGTCAACTCCTGTGGCGGAGAACCCTGACGACGAGATTGCCGGTCCGGATTTTGTCAATTTTGACGAGGAGCTAGAAAATTACACTGTGGATGACGCTGAGTTTGTCACGGGTGATGGGGCAGAAGATGAGGCGTACGTGAGGAAGCTGGTGAAGGGGACTGGGAACGGGGGTGTAGGGTCTTGGTTTGGCCATGTGCTCGGTGTGAAGCTTTttgccgttgaggaggacgatgaggaggagtcggAGGATGATTATGATGGGGAGACgacggatggggagggatcAGGAcatgagatggagaggagggtgtcatGCTTGAGGAGGCTGGAGGGGCAGAATATGAAGACGATGGTGGATGAGAGTATCCCGCCGCCGAAGGAGAATGAGGGTGGCTGGCATGATGCTGCTTGGTTGTTGACCGTTGCTTCGAAGGTATTGCTTTGA
- the YPD1 gene encoding Phosphorelay intermediate protein (EggNog:ENOG503P5HM; COG:T; BUSCO:EOG09265DDU), which translates to MLKSDEDSDDEVYFANMPDFGDHVDNAIFSQILEMDESDHERDFSEPLVINFFEQAQDTFEKMDQALASRDLNELSTLGHFLKGSSATLGFNKIRDSCQVVQQYGHKLTVDGVSEPDENVCLKKIAEALQAAKVDTAELEKQMKKFFGAE; encoded by the exons ATGCTCAAGTCAGACGAAGATTCG GACGACGAAGTATACTTCGCAAACATGCCAGACTTCGGTGACCACGTCGACAATGCGATCTTCTCCCAGATCCTGGAAATGGACGAGAGCGACCATGAGAGGGACTTCAGTGAGCCACTGGTCATCAACTTCTTTGAGCAAGCACAGGACACCTTCGAGAAGATGGATCAAGCTCT AGCTTCCAGAGATCTTAACGAACTCTCTACTCTAGGGCACTTCCTGAAGGGATCCTCGGCCACCCTTGGTTTTAACAAGATCCGGGACAGCTGCCAAGTTGTGCAGCAATATGGACACAAGCTCACGGTCGACGGAGTGTCTGAGCCGGACGAGAACGTATGCTTAAAAAAGATCGCCGAGGCACTCCAGGCCGCCAAAGTCGACACAGCCGAGCTCGAGAAACAGATGAAGAAATTCTTTGGAGCCGAATAA